Genomic segment of Acidobacteriota bacterium:
GTTAAGCTTGGCCAAATCCTTGGCGGCCCAATCGTCAAACGCTTTGACCACATCGGCCAACTCGCGGGCCAATGCGTCGGCGCGTTCGATCTGGGTTTGCGCGGGGCGGCCTTCGTAAAAAACCACGTCCGAATAAAGACTCGCCAGGTATTCGCGCAACCGTTCTTCGCCGGTGATCGCACCGCCCTCTTTGGTGGCGACGATTTTCTTGCGCAATTCGTCGGCTTGGGCGGCGGCGGCTTGCAATTGCGCGCGCAGCGGATCGCTGACCGGAAGCTGCGCCGCGCGCTCTTCCAGTTTGAGCCGGGCGCTGTTGATGCGTTCGACGGCGAAGGTCATTTCGCTGAGTTGGGCGTGCAGCTTCAGCGCCAGGTCGAATTGGGCTTTGCGATCCGCCGCGCTGTGTTTGGCGCGCGGGTCTGCCGTGATTTGCAGTTGCGTGGTGTAAACGTTTTTGTCTTTGGTCAGCTTGACTGTATACATACCGGGCAACAGACGCGGGCCGACGCCGGGGCCAGCCGCCGTCGCACCGGGCGGCGTTTTGGGCGGCGGCACACGCATGCCCCACAACGCGCGATTCAAACCGCGCCGCTTGCTGCTGGGCAGTGTGCCGAGCGATTTGCCGGATGCATCAAAGATTTCGAGTTTCAGATCGCCGAAGATGTGGCGTTTGCGCTGGTAATAGGTGATGACGGCCTCGCCGGTCGGATTCGCGCCGACAAAGGCCGCATCGCCATTGACCCAGCCGCCAAACGCCAGCAACTTCTGTTCAGTGGGCCGCGCCTGCACGAAACCCGCTTCCTGCGCCAGCAGCGCGGGCGTCAACGCGCGCAACGGCGTGATGTCGTCCACGATCCAAATGCCGCGCCCATGCGTGGCGATGACCAGATCGTGTTCGCGCGGGTGAATTGCCAAATCGCGCACCGCGACGTTGGGCAAGTCGCCGCCTTTGTACTGCGCCCACTGCTGGCCGCCATCGAGCGTTATCCACAAGCCGAACTCGGTGCCGACAAATAGCAAATCACGGTTGACCAAATCTTCGCGCACGACGTGCGCATAGCCACGAACACCCGCGTCATTTGCTACCAGCTTCGTCCACGTCTGGCCGAAATCGGTGGTCTTAAAAACATAAGGCCGCAGATCGCCGAAGGTGTGCAAATCGAACGTTGCGTAAACCGTGCCTTCGTCAAAGTGGCTGGCATCCAGGTATGAGACCCAGGCGTTTTTGGGCAGCCCCGCAATGTTGGCGACGACGTTCGTCCACGTCTTGCCGCCATCGCGCGTTAGTTGCAGATTGCCGTCATCAGTGCCCGCCCAGATTACGTTGGCGTTCTTGGGCGATTCGGCGATGGCATAAATCGTCGTGTGCATCTCGGCGGCGGAATTGTCGGGCGTGATGCCGCCGGATTGTTCCTGCTTCTGTTTTTCGGGATCGTTGGTCGTCAGGTCGGGCGAGATGCGTTCCCAGCTTTGGCCGTGATCGCGCGAACGAAACAGAAATTGCGCGCCCAGGTAAAGCACGCCTTGCTGCGTCGGACTGAGATGGATCGGCGTGTTCCAATTCCAACGCAGCTTGCCTTCTTTGTACTGCGGCAGCGGTTGCACGGGACGCGCTTCAAACGTCTTGCGATTCACGCGCGCGATGTAACCGCCCTGCGATTCGGAATAAACATAATCGGCGTCGCTGGGATCAGCGAAGACCCAGAAGCCGTCACCGCCGCCCACGTTTTCCCAACGGCCATTCGTGATGCCGCCCGGGTATTGCGAATCGCCGACCCACGAACTGTTGTCCTGCAAGCCACCGTAAATGTGATAGGGCCGGTCGTTGTCCAGGCTGACGTGATAAAACTGCGAGACGGGCAGGTTCTCCGCCTTCCACCACTTGTTGCCGCCGTCGTAGGAGTACCACAAACCGCCGTCATCGCCCGCGATCAGATGATCGGTGTTCGCCGGATCAATCCACACATCGTGATGATCGCCGTGCGTGCCGCCGCCCGAAATGCTGCTGAAGGTTTTGCCGCCATCGGTGCTGACGATCAGGTTGTAGCCTTCCTTGTAAACCTTGTTCTCATCCTGCGGGTCTACGATCAGGTTGGCGAAGTAAAACGGGCGCACGATCACGCCCGGACTGCGGTCGAGCAACTGCCACGTCTTGCCGCCATCAGCCGAACGATACAATCCGTCTTGCGGGATGACGGCTTCGATGGTGGCGTAAACGACATTCGGGTTGGATGGCGCGACCGCGATGGCCACGCGCCCCCAGGGCTTTGGCGGCAAACCTGTGGCGGTTTCGGTTTTCAATTCATTCCACGTCGCGCCGCCGTCGGTGCTTTTGAAGAGGCCGCTGCCACTGGGAACTTCGGCAGAATCGCCGCCCGAACGAAACGTCCAGCCTTTGCGGCGGAAATCCCACAGCCCGGCATAAATTGTTTTCGGGTTCTGTTTGTCCAGCGAGATCATCGAACAACCCGTTGAACGATTTCCACCTTTCAACACTTGCGCCCACGTCTTGCCGCCATCGGTGGTTTTGTAAAGGCCGCGCTCATCGCTGTCGCTCCACAGTTTGCCCGGCGCACAGACGTACACAGTGTTGGTGTCGGATGGGTCAACGGCGATCTTGGCGATGCGCTCGGTATCTTTCAGCCCGACGTTCGTCCAGTTTTCGCCGCCGTCAATTGATTTATAAACGCCATCGCCAACGGATGTGCTGTTGCGCGTCCACGGTTCGCCCGTGCCCGCCCAGATGACTTTGGGGTTTTTCGGATCAATCGTGATGGCGCCGATGGATTGCACCGGCTGTTTGTCGAATACCGGCTTGAAGGTCGTGCCGCCATTGACCGACTTCCACACGCCGCCGCTGGCCGAGCCGACATAAACCGTCAGCCGTTTGCCTTCCTGCACGGCGTCGAGCGCGGCGATGCGCCCGCTCATGGTGGCCGAGCCGATGTTGCGCGCGCCCAAGCCGGAGATGGTTTCGGAATCAACTTTGATGGCGGGTTTGACGGCGGGTGTTTGGGCGAGAATAGGCCCACAAAACACCAACAAAACAGTGGCCCAGAGCATAGTCTTCAGCGTCAGGGGCTTTGTGGATTTCAGCCCGTGAACGCGGGCGGCAGCATAAAGCCCAGGGTGTAGCGCGACAGCGCGAAACCCTGGGAACGGTGACGAAAAACCAGCCAGCCCGCGAACGCGGGCGGCAGACTTTGGCTCAGCAAACAATCTCTGTCGCCCGCTTCGCGGGCTTACGAACTCGCTTGGACGCCTACCTGGGGTTGCGGCTGCGCCTTCACCCCAGGCTTTATGCTGTCGCCCGCCTTCGCGGGCTGCGAGACCTTCATGCACAGACAGATTGCGGTCATTATCCAAACGCGGAATCATTTGCTCTTCCCTCCCTCTGACTGAGTCGGTTTGGCGACCGGCGCTTTGAACCGGCTATCATCCAGCGCCATGTTCGCTTCGATCTTTGCGTAAGTGATCTGCGATTTGTTTGGGCTGCCTTTCAACCCGCTCTCAAATGAAAACGGGAAATAAACACCCGCGACCTCTTTGTAATCGCCAAGCACGGTTTCCGATTCCTGTTCGGCCCCGCGCACGATGCGCTTGGTTTCGATCTTGATCGGCACGTAATAATCCGTGTCCATGAAGTAATAACTCACATCGCCGTTTTTGAGCGTCACCTTGAGTTTATAGGTGTCGGTGCCTTCGATGGGTTCGGTGCCGGCGAATTCGACCTTGTGGCCTTTCTGCCGGTAATTGACGAGCGGCCCGTCGAAGTCAGCGTCTTCGACAATGCTCTTCAGTTCTTCTTCGCTGAGCGATTCGACATCTTTTTTGCCGCCCCAGGGTTCGATCTTCCAGCCGGTCTTGCCGTCATACGCATTCACGCCAGTCATGCCCTGAAAGGTGAATTCTTCGCGCACCAATGCGCCGCGTTTATTTTCCTGCACGACGACCGCTTCAAACCCGCCACCACCGGTGAATTTGCCGGTGCGGCGCAGCGTTTTGAGCGCTTCGAGCTTGGGCGCGCCGCCGATGGTTTTGAGGTACTTGGCAATGATCTCGTCAGCGGTTTGCGCGGCGGCGGGCAGGGCGAACAGCGCCAACCCTGCCAAGGCGAGTAAACATTTCCGCATAAGCTTGCTCCTTGTTGTGATTGCGTGCGGTGACTTGCGCACAACTGGTAATGAAAATTCGAGACTGCTCAATCAACCCGGCGCAGTATGAGCAATGGCGGCGGCATCAAGCAACCAGGGAAGCCCAGGAAAAGCTCTGACAAGCGCGAATGCGCCGATCTTTTGCATGCCCAATTCCACATTCCCCACTCTCCTTTCCAAAGCAGCGTGGCAATCTTCCGCCGGTTTTGCCATTCAATGCACGGTCAGGGTGCTAGTACTCCATCAAGCTGAAAATGAGGGATGTAGGGCGGGATTTAATCCCGCCCTACATCCCGGATGCGCTCTCAGCATCCATCACTTACAGCTTGATGGAGTACTAGATCAGTTTGCACTTGCGTGTACGGGAAACTTCATGCGCCGGGACAGTACCGCGCGCGTGAGCAAGCGGTGTTGCTGCGTGAGACCTCTGCGTGTACAGGGCGAGCGCCGCTTGCTCACGCGCGCGGTATCGTCCCGCTGTCCCACCCCGTACACGCAATTGCAAACCGATCTCAGCGTCAGTTCGTTCATAGCTCAACTTGCCTTCAACAACTGCGCTGCCTGCCGTTCCGCTTCGGCAATGATCTCCGGCTCGAAGCCGAAGCCCGGCAACCAAATCGTATTCGATTGCGCGCGCCACCACGTCCATTGGCGTTTGGCGTAATGCCGCGTGTCGAGTTTCATCTGTTCGATGGCCGACGCCAGCGTGCGCGCGCCTTGCAGATATTCGACAAAGCGTTTGTACCCGTGCGCCTGAAAGGCCTTGGCGTCGAGCGGCACCCCGGCGGCCACGAGCCTTTCGATTTCGGCCAGCAAGCCGTTGGCGACCATCAGGTCTACGCGGCGATTGATGCGGTCGTACAACACCTCGCGCGGCGGTTGCAGCACGAAATAATGCAGCCGCGTGGCAAATGCCGTTGGCGCTTCCGGCGTTTGCGCTTGCCAGTAAGAAAGTGGCTGGCCGGAGGAGAAATAGACTTCGAGCGCCCGCGTGACGCGCGACCAATCCTTGGGCGCGAACCTGGCGGCGAGCGGCGGGTCAACGCGCTGCAACAGCCGATGCAAATGTTCCGGCCCCTGGCGGTCGAGCAGTTTGAGCAAGCGCGGGCGCAACCGTTCGTCAATTTCCGGCGCGGCAAAAAACTGCGTCGTCAGCGCGCGCAGATAAAACCCCGTCCCGCCCACCAGCCAGGCGGTCTTGCCGCGCGCCTCGATGTCGGCGCTGACGGCGCGCGCCTGTGCGGCCCAGGCCACGGCGGTGAAATTCGCGGTCGGTTCGACCAGATCAATCAGATGATGCGGAATGCCTTGCTGCTCTGCCGGCGGGACTTTGGCGGTGGCGACATATAGGCCGCGATAGACCTGCACCGAGTCGCAATTGATGACTTCGCCGTTGAAACGCTGGGCGAGCGCGATGCCCAAATCGCTTTTGCCTGAAGCGGTCGGGCCAACGATGGCGATCAGGGGTTGGTTGTGCGGCGTGGAAGTCACAAAGGCAGGTGTTCGTAATGGGAAAGCAAGCGGGCGACGAAAACATCCAGCGACAGCCAATCGTCCCATGTTTGGCTGCGATGCGCGGCATCGCAGATTGCAACTGCGGAATCAACGACTCGCCATTTGTTGCCCGAACCGGCTCGCGCCCGCTTGCAGGAAACTGACGAACTCCTGCTTGTCGCGCGTCAGGCCAGGAAACTTGGCGAGCGTGTTGCCCTCCGGCGTGATGACGACATAGAGCGGTAAGGCGACTGTGTTGAACTTGGTGGACATCAATTCGGCGTTTTTCACATCACCCGCTTCGTGTTCGGGCGTTTCGCGGTCAGTGTAAAGTTCGGCGAGCACGAATTTTTCCAACTCTTTGCGCACCGCCGGATCGGGAAACATGTTCTTTTCCATCCAGCGGCAATTGGTGCAAGTCACGCCGGTGAAATTCAAAAAGACCGGCTTGCTCTCGGCCTTGGCTTTCGTCACGGCAGCGTCATAACTCTCCAGCCAGGCGTGCGCATTCGCATTGGCCGTGGTTGTGCCGCCGCCGCCGTTCAAGGTGTTATAAATCGCCGCGCTGGTTGTATCCGGCGGCAGCCACGCATCCAGTTCGCCGAGCGGCGCGCCGAACAAGCCGGTCAGCAAATAGAAACTCGTCCCCAGAAAGAATACGCCAGCGAGCATGCGTTGCACGCTCAGCGTCTTCATAGGCGAATCCAACGGCAGTTGGAATTTGCCGAACAGATACAATGCCGCGCCCAAGGCCAGCCCAATCCACGCCGCCAGCACCAGGTTGCGCGAAACCGTATTCCAACCCCAAACCAGATCAACGTTGCTCAAAAACTTGAAGGCCGCGCCGATTTCCAAAAAGCCCAGCACGACCTTGACGCTGTTCATCCAGCCGCCCGATTTGGGCAGTGCTTGCAGGAAGCGCGGAAAGAGCGCGAACAAAAAGAACGGCGCGGCAAAGGCTGTCGCAAAGGCCGCCATCCCGATCACCGCCCAAAACCAATCGCCTTGTGTAGCGTAGATCAGCACCGAACCAACAAACGCCGTCGTGCATGTGAACGAGGTCAGCGTGAAGGTCACGCCCATCAGGACGGTCGCAAACAGCGTCGAATCCTGCGATTGCTTATCCAGTTTGGTCAGCAGTGCCGAAGGAATGCGAATCTCGAACATACCGAATAGGTTCAGCGCAAAGACGACAAACAGCGTCGTCAAAAACAGATTCATCCACGGATTCGCCGCCAGTTTATTCAGCCCCGTCGGCCCCGCGATCAGCGCCAACGCCAGTCCCAGCACCGTGTACGTCAGGATGATGCCCAGGCAAAAAATCACGGCATCGCGCATCGCTTTGGCGTG
This window contains:
- a CDS encoding sialidase; this encodes MLWATVLLVFCGPILAQTPAVKPAIKVDSETISGLGARNIGSATMSGRIAALDAVQEGKRLTVYVGSASGGVWKSVNGGTTFKPVFDKQPVQSIGAITIDPKNPKVIWAGTGEPWTRNSTSVGDGVYKSIDGGENWTNVGLKDTERIAKIAVDPSDTNTVYVCAPGKLWSDSDERGLYKTTDGGKTWAQVLKGGNRSTGCSMISLDKQNPKTIYAGLWDFRRKGWTFRSGGDSAEVPSGSGLFKSTDGGATWNELKTETATGLPPKPWGRVAIAVAPSNPNVVYATIEAVIPQDGLYRSADGGKTWQLLDRSPGVIVRPFYFANLIVDPQDENKVYKEGYNLIVSTDGGKTFSSISGGGTHGDHHDVWIDPANTDHLIAGDDGGLWYSYDGGNKWWKAENLPVSQFYHVSLDNDRPYHIYGGLQDNSSWVGDSQYPGGITNGRWENVGGGDGFWVFADPSDADYVYSESQGGYIARVNRKTFEARPVQPLPQYKEGKLRWNWNTPIHLSPTQQGVLYLGAQFLFRSRDHGQSWERISPDLTTNDPEKQKQEQSGGITPDNSAAEMHTTIYAIAESPKNANVIWAGTDDGNLQLTRDGGKTWTNVVANIAGLPKNAWVSYLDASHFDEGTVYATFDLHTFGDLRPYVFKTTDFGQTWTKLVANDAGVRGYAHVVREDLVNRDLLFVGTEFGLWITLDGGQQWAQYKGGDLPNVAVRDLAIHPREHDLVIATHGRGIWIVDDITPLRALTPALLAQEAGFVQARPTEQKLLAFGGWVNGDAAFVGANPTGEAVITYYQRKRHIFGDLKLEIFDASGKSLGTLPSSKRRGLNRALWGMRVPPPKTPPGATAAGPGVGPRLLPGMYTVKLTKDKNVYTTQLQITADPRAKHSAADRKAQFDLALKLHAQLSEMTFAVERINSARLKLEERAAQLPVSDPLRAQLQAAAAQADELRKKIVATKEGGAITGEERLREYLASLYSDVVFYEGRPAQTQIERADALARELADVVKAFDDWAAKDLAKLNATLTGKKLEPVNPLTRAEWEAADTKK
- the miaA gene encoding tRNA (adenosine(37)-N6)-dimethylallyltransferase MiaA, which gives rise to MTSTPHNQPLIAIVGPTASGKSDLGIALAQRFNGEVINCDSVQVYRGLYVATAKVPPAEQQGIPHHLIDLVEPTANFTAVAWAAQARAVSADIEARGKTAWLVGGTGFYLRALTTQFFAAPEIDERLRPRLLKLLDRQGPEHLHRLLQRVDPPLAARFAPKDWSRVTRALEVYFSSGQPLSYWQAQTPEAPTAFATRLHYFVLQPPREVLYDRINRRVDLMVANGLLAEIERLVAAGVPLDAKAFQAHGYKRFVEYLQGARTLASAIEQMKLDTRHYAKRQWTWWRAQSNTIWLPGFGFEPEIIAEAERQAAQLLKAS
- a CDS encoding thioredoxin family protein; protein product: MNRMQQFARVVFALLALALPAAAQGLNPVALTSTLEPAQVKAGGKAKVLINLKLEPGWHVYALTQPPPPRAMKVAVDESGPFKADGAPQQPKPKTAFDPNFEINTQTFENAVTITQPVKLAADAAAGAQKLTVNFTYQVCDEHQCLPPKKVPLVLDATIVAAALTPAPAPAQIASASPTPKLTPSVTPSASPAATAEPSPSASAASVAPVTSNQLPPTAPSAQTPNLTPDLTNDLKKRGLLGYLWFALGAGLLALLTPCVFPMIPITVSVFTKREHDSHAKAMRDAVIFCLGIILTYTVLGLALALIAGPTGLNKLAANPWMNLFLTTLFVVFALNLFGMFEIRIPSALLTKLDKQSQDSTLFATVLMGVTFTLTSFTCTTAFVGSVLIYATQGDWFWAVIGMAAFATAFAAPFFLFALFPRFLQALPKSGGWMNSVKVVLGFLEIGAAFKFLSNVDLVWGWNTVSRNLVLAAWIGLALGAALYLFGKFQLPLDSPMKTLSVQRMLAGVFFLGTSFYLLTGLFGAPLGELDAWLPPDTTSAAIYNTLNGGGGTTTANANAHAWLESYDAAVTKAKAESKPVFLNFTGVTCTNCRWMEKNMFPDPAVRKELEKFVLAELYTDRETPEHEAGDVKNAELMSTKFNTVALPLYVVITPEGNTLAKFPGLTRDKQEFVSFLQAGASRFGQQMASR